In Carassius gibelio isolate Cgi1373 ecotype wild population from Czech Republic chromosome B2, carGib1.2-hapl.c, whole genome shotgun sequence, a single genomic region encodes these proteins:
- the ahsg2 gene encoding alpha-2-HS-glycoprotein 2: MQLCAILTVLGLLVTGSRSQGLMPTVSLPPCDSPEAEAAALVAQGFLNAQHTHGYKYALNQIDEIKIVSTPLQADMYHLELDFLETTCHVLDPTPVSLCPVRQKINTAVEADCDFVLTNTTQGLSVVAFKCKTETDSIDECLGCPQLVPLNDTDGLQLIKTSLDYFNKNNTLNTKFALLEIGRMGSQIVSGGPRYFAEYAIIGTNCTSQDDDICIPQNHAVAIHGLCLAEGSASGVDCKVFAPTQATNATVPVQKLLHAHTFGPQHNLAIHSLKHHKLTALHDPSGSGLLSEESIELGEVLAVASPTAKVVPVVKREVTAPEEPAVPATLSEKATVLSKPSLPAPICPGKKKHF, from the exons ATGCAGCTCTGTGCTATTCTCACTGTTCTCGGGCTCCTGGTAACAGGGTCACGGTCGCAGGGGTTGATGCCCACCGTTAGCTTGCCCCCCTGTGATTCCCCTGAGGCTGAAGCAGCGGCTCTGGTGGCACAGGGATTCCTCAACGCTCAGCACACACACGGTTACAAATATGCCCTCAATCAAATTGATGAAATCAAGATCGTTTCCACG cCACTTCAAGCGGACATGTATCATTTGGAACTAGATTTTCTTGAAACTACATGTCATGTCTTGGATCCAACACCTGTGAGCCTTTGTCCAGTCAGACAAAAAATTAATACG GCAGTTGAGGCAGATTGTGATTTTGTACTGACAAATACAACTCAAGGCCTGTCTGTTGTTGCATTCAAGTGTAAAACTGAGACAg ATTCAATAGATGAATGCTTAGGCTGCCCTCAACTCGTTCCATTAAATGACACCGATGGCCTCCAACTCATTAAAACCTCTTTagattatttcaataaaaataatactctaaACACAAAGTTTGCACTCCTTGAAATTGGACGCATGGGATCCCAG ATTGTCAGTGGTGGACCCAGGTACTTTGCAGAATATGCCATTATTGGGACGAACTGCACAAGCCAAGATGATGATATATGCATCCCTCAGAATCATGCTGTTGCT atTCACGGACTTTGTCTAGCTGAAGGTTCTGCCAGTGGTGTTGACTGCAAAGTCTTTGCCCCG ACCCAAGCAACCAATGCCACAGTGCCAGTCCAAAAGCTTCTGCATGCACACACCTTTGGACCTCAGCACAACCTCGCCATTCATAGCCTCAAACATCACAAGCTGACAGCCCTCCATGACCCCTCGGGAAGTGGTCTGCTCTCTGAAGAATCCATTGAATTGGGGGAGGTATTGGCAGTGGCATCGCCAACAGCAAAGGTAGTTCCTGTTGTAAAGAGGGAAGTCACTGCACCAGAGGAGCCAGCAGTACCAGCAACACTGTCAGAAAAAGCAACCGTTCTTTCAAAGCCGAGTCTCCCTGCTCCCATTTGTCCaggaaaaaagaaacatttttga
- the LOC127951042 gene encoding profilin-2 isoform X2, with translation MSWQSYVDNLMADGSCQDTAIVGYSDAKYVWASSEGGTFSGITPDEIDVIIGKDREGFFTSGLTLGKKKCSVIRDSLHVEGDWTMDIRTKSHNGEPTYNVSIGRAGKVLVLVMGKEGVHGGGLNKKAYSMAKYLRDSGF, from the exons ATGTCTTGGCAAAGCTACGTGGATAACCTGATGGCCGACGGCAGCTGCCAGGATACCGCCATTGTTGGCTACTCGGACGCCAAATACGTCTGGGCATCGTCAGAAGGTGGTACTTTTAGCGGTATAACG CCTGATGAAATCGATGTCATTATCGGCAAAGACCGAGAGGGCTTCTTCACCAGTGGGCTGACTTTAGGGAAAAAGAAGTGCTCCGTAATCAGAGACAGTCTTCATGTGGAAGGGGACTGGACGATGGACATCAGGACAAAGAGTCACAATGGAGAGCCGACATACAATGTTTCCATAGGCAGAGCTGGCAAAG TCTTGGTTCTTGTAATGGGCAAAGAAGGGGTCCATGGAGGCGGATTGAATAAGAAGGCATACTCAATGGCAAAATACTTGAGGGATTCAGGGTTCTAA
- the LOC127951042 gene encoding profilin-2 isoform X1, with the protein MSWQSYVDNLMADGSCQDTAIVGYSDAKYVWASSEGGTFSGITPDEIDVIIGKDREGFFTSGLTLGKKKCSVIRDSLHVEGDWTMDIRTKSHNGEPTYNVSIGRAGKVLVVVMGKEGIHGGLLNKKAFGMAEYLRKVGY; encoded by the exons ATGTCTTGGCAAAGCTACGTGGATAACCTGATGGCCGACGGCAGCTGCCAGGATACCGCCATTGTTGGCTACTCGGACGCCAAATACGTCTGGGCATCGTCAGAAGGTGGTACTTTTAGCGGTATAACG CCTGATGAAATCGATGTCATTATCGGCAAAGACCGAGAGGGCTTCTTCACCAGTGGGCTGACTTTAGGGAAAAAGAAGTGCTCCGTAATCAGAGACAGTCTTCATGTGGAAGGGGACTGGACGATGGACATCAGGACAAAGAGTCACAATGGAGAGCCGACATACAATGTTTCCATAGGCAGAGCTGGCAAAG TGTTGGTTGTAGTCATGGGAAAGGAAGGTATCCACGGAGGATTGCTCAACAAGAAAGCATTTGGCATGGCTGAGTACCTGAGGAAAGTTGGATACTAA